The DNA window ATACATGGAGATTCCCATCGGACCACGTTCTGATTCACCGTCAAAAACTGAAAATTCGCCCACTTCATTTAATTCCGGAAGAGAATAGAGTTTAACTTTATTCGTTTCTCTTTCCGTTACTGCGGCAATATCAATCTTTTTACCATTTAAAATAAACCCATACTCAATATCCACATTATTGGGACGTTTCAAACCTGTCACTTTATGAATGATCTTTCCATTCAGGTCGAAAGCAAATAATCCGCCGTCAGAATCTTTATCTGTTCCTACAATAATGCTCTTACTCGCATCCTGAGGATTGATCCATATCGCGGGATCATCAGTATCGTGAACGACGGTTTCCGTAATAACGGTTGGTTTTAATTTTTCTCCCAGCTGCTTCTGTCCTGTACAACTGATCACAAAAGGAATAACGGCCAGTGCAGCCTTATAATAGATAAACTTTTTCATTCTTATTTTAAAAATCAAATTTCAACCCCATGGTAAATCTTGGTCTGTAATATTCTGCCTGTGCAGTTCTGCTCTGGATTCCCTGGTAATATCTTAACGGTTGATTCGTCAGATTATTGGCTTCAGCAAAGACTCTCAGCTGGTTCGTGATTTTATACGAAGCATTGGCATCCAGGAAAAATTGTTTGTCATAATAACGGTCATCAAAAGCTTTACCACCCAATTCATCAATATAATGAGAAGCGTAATTCATGGAAACTCTGGCAGAAAAACGTTTGTTCTCCCAGGACAGAGATCCGTTGAACATATGTGGAGCGGCTCCCGGAAATCCGACATCGGTTCTTTCGATACCTTCTTCATTGGTAATCCCTTTTGCTTTTGAATGAGTATAGGTATAATTCACATATACTCCTAATCCTTTCCAGAAAGCACCCGGAATAAAATCCAGCTGTCTCTGCAGAGCCACCTCAAAACCGTAAATATCTACATTATCACCATTACGCTGCTGGGTAAATTTCCAGTTGCTTTCTCCAGCAGGAATCGGATTGGATTGTCCTGCGTAATCATTGGCAAAGTCATTCGCCGTATAGTTTCTTCGGGAATAGGTATAAATAAAGTCATTCAGGTTTTTATAAAAAATACCTCCCGAAAGAATCCCTACGGATTTAAAATATTTTTCAGCCATAAAATCAAAATTATAAGCATAAGTTGCCTTTAAATTCGGGTTTCCGGATGAAATGACCTCGTCTTCCGTGATTACATTGAGGTAAGGAACTAAAGAATAATAATTAGGACGGGCAAGAGCTGTAGTAAACGCTGCCCGGAGTACAAGATCCTGTACCGGAACATATTTGAAGGAGATATTGGGAAGCACATTGGTATAAGAATTCGTATTATTGATCTTTCCGACTAGATTTTTTTCATTCAAAACATAGTTTCCGGTGTAATCAATTTGGGTTGTTTCAACGCGGGCTCCGACAATCATAGAGAGTTGGTCATTGAAATCCTGATCCCAACGAACATATCCTGCATAAATCTGTTCCTTTGCCGTATAATTACTCGAAAGGTATTTTGAAGGTTTCAACTGGCCGTTAAACTGACCGGCGTTATACAGATCTAAATTTCCAAGGTAAGAAGGATCAACAAAAGTTCCGGGAACATAATTTCCGGGTTGGAAGTTTTGTCCATCAAGATAAATCGTTGGAACAGAAAGGAGGCTTCCCATATTGTTGATCGGAGTAAAAGAATAATAATCATTATTTCTTTCCTTATCCTTCAGACGCATACGCAAACCGGTACGAAGTCTTCCTTTCTGGCCATCGACTACAGAAAAAGGAAAACGTACATTCACTCTTGCTCCGAATTCTTTCTCCTGGGTAAAGCTGTTGGCATCTGAAAGATCACTCAGTTTATAGCTTCCCAGATTATCCTCGGCCAGAAGATTGAGCATAGGTTTGCGTGGATCGCTGAGATCCGGAGAAAAATTCATCTTGCTGTTTTCAAACTCAATATAACGCTGGTGTGGCTTATCTTCACTTGCGATGGCATAGTTCATAGACCAGTCGAGATCTACCTTTGAACCCAATAAATGTTCTCCTCTCAATGCATAGTTCTGCACTTTCTGTTTCTCCAGACGAGTGTTGTCATTTCCTGCATCTCCACCTTTGTTTTGTCTTGTAATACTGCCTTTCCAACCCGTGATTTCAGATTCGTCAGTATTGTAGACCGGTTTTACTTTGTAGCCCAGTGCAAAGCGGGTTTCTTTATCATTCCTGAAATTGTACATCGCAGAAGCATAGATTTTATTTTTTGAATTAAATTCATAATCCATATTAAGATCAAAACTATGTCTGATACGATGCTCATTATAATAACGAACCCCCATTTTACTGATATAGGCAGTTTGTGCAGCATCATTGGCCAAACTCCATACCGGTTCGATATTGTCCGAACCAAAATTATTATTGTTATAAGAAAAGCTGAATACAGCACCCAATTTTTTGTTTAAAAACCGATTTCCATACACTAATCCGGCAGTATAGTTTCCTTTTTCACGGATAGGGTTGTAGCCTCCTGCCAACGTCGCAGAGATTCTTTGTCCGTTAGGGGAAGCCCTTGTAATAAGATTGACAGAACCTCCGATGGCATCAGCATCCATATCCGGAGTTAAGGTTTTATTCACCTCGATCGTGGAGATCATATCCGAAGGAATCAGGTCCATTTGTACATTTCGATTGTCGCCTTCAGCAGAAGGAATCCGGTCTCCGTTCAGCGTTACAGAGTTAAGGTTGGGAGCAAGTCCTCTGATAATAAGATTTCTAGCCTCTCCCTGGTCGTTTTGTATGGTAATTCCGGGAACACGTTTCAGGGCATCTCCGATATTGGCGTCAGGAAAACGTCCGATCTGATCCGAGGAGATTACATTCGTGATATTGGCGTTATTTTTTTGTTTGTTTAAAGCTCTTGCCTGGTTTTTTAAGGTAGCACCAGATACTACAATCTCAGCAATGGTGGTTTCTTTTTTGTCAAAGACAATGTTTTGTCTCGTATTTTTTTCCGCTTCAACGGTCACTTTGTATTCATGAATTCCATAGCCCAGATAATCAATCTTCATGGTATAACTTCCGGGTGGAACATTCAGGAAAACAAAATTTCCATGTTCATCAGAAGTGGTATAAATATTTCCCGGACTTAGAGAGATTTTGGCTCCCGGCAGGGCAATTTTAGAGTCGTCGTTAATGTTTCCGGAAAGAGAACCGGTTTGTGCATAGAAAAATAGAGACGCACAAAGTAAGACAGATGTAAAAATTTTCTTCACTTTCGTTCAATTAGATTAAAAAACGTAACAAAATTAAACGTCTGTTTGGGGAAAGGCTTAAAATTAAAATTAAGGTTTTTTTAATATTTGTTAACAAAGGAGCTTATGACGCTCCTTTGCTTTACATTTCAGAAGCCAGATCCTTTTCAGAATGATTTCCTT is part of the Chryseobacterium lactis genome and encodes:
- a CDS encoding TonB-dependent receptor, which translates into the protein MKKIFTSVLLCASLFFYAQTGSLSGNINDDSKIALPGAKISLSPGNIYTTSDEHGNFVFLNVPPGSYTMKIDYLGYGIHEYKVTVEAEKNTRQNIVFDKKETTIAEIVVSGATLKNQARALNKQKNNANITNVISSDQIGRFPDANIGDALKRVPGITIQNDQGEARNLIIRGLAPNLNSVTLNGDRIPSAEGDNRNVQMDLIPSDMISTIEVNKTLTPDMDADAIGGSVNLITRASPNGQRISATLAGGYNPIREKGNYTAGLVYGNRFLNKKLGAVFSFSYNNNNFGSDNIEPVWSLANDAAQTAYISKMGVRYYNEHRIRHSFDLNMDYEFNSKNKIYASAMYNFRNDKETRFALGYKVKPVYNTDESEITGWKGSITRQNKGGDAGNDNTRLEKQKVQNYALRGEHLLGSKVDLDWSMNYAIASEDKPHQRYIEFENSKMNFSPDLSDPRKPMLNLLAEDNLGSYKLSDLSDANSFTQEKEFGARVNVRFPFSVVDGQKGRLRTGLRMRLKDKERNNDYYSFTPINNMGSLLSVPTIYLDGQNFQPGNYVPGTFVDPSYLGNLDLYNAGQFNGQLKPSKYLSSNYTAKEQIYAGYVRWDQDFNDQLSMIVGARVETTQIDYTGNYVLNEKNLVGKINNTNSYTNVLPNISFKYVPVQDLVLRAAFTTALARPNYYSLVPYLNVITEDEVISSGNPNLKATYAYNFDFMAEKYFKSVGILSGGIFYKNLNDFIYTYSRRNYTANDFANDYAGQSNPIPAGESNWKFTQQRNGDNVDIYGFEVALQRQLDFIPGAFWKGLGVYVNYTYTHSKAKGITNEEGIERTDVGFPGAAPHMFNGSLSWENKRFSARVSMNYASHYIDELGGKAFDDRYYDKQFFLDANASYKITNQLRVFAEANNLTNQPLRYYQGIQSRTAQAEYYRPRFTMGLKFDF